In the Bos javanicus breed banteng chromosome 28, ARS-OSU_banteng_1.0, whole genome shotgun sequence genome, one interval contains:
- the OPN4 gene encoding melanopsin: MNPPSGPRAPLGPVQESSCLATPASSSRWDSSRSSASSLGHPPSISPTAVRAQAAAWVPFPTVDVPDHAHYTLGTVILLVGLTGMLGNLTVIYTFCRCPVGRVGLMLQSRGLRTPANMFIINLAVSDFLMSFTQAPVFFASSLYKQWLFGEAGCEFYAFCGALFGITSMITLTAIALDRYLVITRPLATVGMVSKRRAALVLLGVWLYALAWSLPPFFGWSAYVPEGLLTSCSWDYVSFTPSVRAYTMLLFCFVFFLPLLIIIYCYIFIFKAIRETGQALQTFGTCEGGSECPRQRQRLQNEWKMAKIELLVILLFVLSWAPYSTVALMGFAGYAHILTPYMNSVPAVIAKASAIYNPIIYAITHPKYRLAIAQHLPCLGVLLGVSGQRTGLYTSYRSTHRSTLSSQASDLSWISGRRRQASLGSESEVGWMDTEATAAWGAGQQVSGWSPCSQRPDDVEAKALPRPQGRDSEAPGKVTGSDTCQPVQRWDRSK, translated from the exons ATGAACCCTCCTTCAGGGCCAAGAGCCCCGCTGGGCCCGGTGCAGGAATCCAGCTGCCTGGCCACCCCAGCCTCTTCCAGCAGGTGGGACAGCTCCCGGAGCAGCGCCTCCAGCCTGGGCCACCCTCCGTCCATCAGCCCCACG GCAGTCAGGGCTCAGGCTGCTGCCTGGGTCCCCTTCCCCACGGTTGATGTTCCAGACCACGCCCACTACACCCTGGGCACGGTGATCCTGCTGGTGGGACTTACGGGGATGCTGGGAAATCTGACGGTCATCTATACCTTCTGCAGGTGCCCAGTTGGCAGGGTGGGA CTCATGCTTCA GAGCAGAGGCCTCAGGACACCTGCCAACATGTTCATTATCAACCTCGCAGTCAGCGACTTCCTCATGTCCTTCACTCAGGCCCCCGTCTTCTTCGCCAGCAGCCTCTATAAGCAGTGGCTCTTTGGAGAAGCAG GCTGTGAATTCTATGCCTTCTGTGGGGCTCTCTTTGGCATCACCTCCATGATTACCCTGACGGCCATCGCCCTGGACCGCTACCTGGTGATCACACGCCCACTGGCCACCGTCGGGATGGTGTCCAAGAGGCGGGCCGCGCTTGTCCTGCTGGGCGTCTGGCTCTATGCCCTAGCTTGGAGCCTGCCGCCCTTCTTTGGCTGGA GTGCCTATGTGCCCGAAGGCCTGCTGACCTCTTGCTCCTGGGACTACGTGAGCTTCACGCCGTCCGTCCGCGCCTACACCATGCTGCTCTTCTGTTTTGTGTTCTTCCTCCCCTTGCTCATCATCATTTACTGCTACATCTTCATCTTCAAGGCCATCCGAGAGACGGGCCA AGCTCTCCAGACCTTCGGGACCTGCGAGGGTGGCAGTGAGTGTCCCCGGCAGCGGCAGCGGCTACAGAATGAGTGGAAAATGGCCAAGATCGAGCTGCTGGTCATCCTTCTCTTTGTGCTCTCCTGGGCCCCCTACTCCACTGTCGCCCTGATGGGCTTTGCTGG GTACGCACATATCCTGACGCCCTACATGAACTCGGTGCCAGCTGTCATTGCCAAGGCCTCTGCCATCTACAACCCCATCATTTACGCCATCACCCACCCCAAGTACAG ATTGGCCATTGCCCAGCACCTGCCCTGCCTGGGGGTGCTGCTGGGCGTGTCAGGCCAGCGCACTGGCCTATACACCAGCTACCGCTCCACCCATCGCTCCACGCTGAGTAGCCAGGCCTCGGACCTCAGCTGGATCTCTGGACGGAGGCGCCAGGCATCCCTGGGCTCTGAGAGCGAGGTG ggcTGGATGGACACAGAAGCAACAGCTGCTTGGGGGGCTGGCCAGCAGGTGAGCGGATGGTCCCCCTGCAGTCAGCGCCCGGATGATGTGGAAGCCAAGGCCCTGCCCAGGCCCCAGGGACGGGACTCAGAGGCTCCCGGGAAGGTAACTGGGTCTGACACCTGCCAACCTGTACAAAGGTGGGACAGGAGCAAGTAG